The Gemmata palustris genome includes a region encoding these proteins:
- a CDS encoding serine/threonine protein kinase: MGVLDFLFGKGKGRSGGSPKKGLKKINVAKRFDLVGRTGQGSMSKVFRAYDRELGRTVCLKLLDKAKTKKFEERFIGLKKPHEGEICEALKHDNIVRTYEQGITTDGEPYLVMELVDGLGLNYLVETRAPQLTGNRINFLSQLCNALQYMHDSKWLHRDLCTRNVMVDKEGVLKLIDFGLTVPYTPAFCVSGNRTGTPDILAPEIIKRKATDHRVDLFALGVTAYEVFTGQLPWERSPSSEETFRRRLNTLPREAKDLNPNVDERLSAILLKSISRDPADRYPSATAFKEALTRLEKQDY; the protein is encoded by the coding sequence GTGGGTGTGCTCGACTTCTTGTTCGGCAAAGGCAAAGGTAGAAGCGGCGGCAGCCCCAAAAAAGGGCTGAAGAAGATCAACGTCGCGAAGCGGTTCGATCTCGTCGGGCGCACCGGACAGGGGAGCATGTCGAAGGTGTTCCGCGCCTACGACCGCGAACTCGGGCGCACCGTCTGCCTGAAGCTCCTGGACAAGGCCAAAACCAAGAAGTTCGAGGAACGGTTCATCGGGCTCAAGAAGCCGCACGAGGGCGAGATCTGCGAGGCCCTCAAGCACGACAACATCGTGCGCACCTACGAGCAAGGGATCACCACCGACGGCGAACCGTACCTGGTCATGGAGTTGGTGGACGGGTTGGGGCTGAACTACCTCGTCGAGACCCGCGCCCCGCAACTGACCGGCAACCGCATCAACTTTCTGAGCCAGCTCTGCAACGCTCTCCAGTACATGCACGACAGCAAGTGGCTCCACCGCGACCTCTGCACGCGCAACGTGATGGTGGACAAGGAGGGCGTGCTGAAGCTGATCGACTTCGGCCTCACCGTCCCGTACACGCCGGCGTTCTGCGTGAGCGGCAACCGCACGGGCACGCCGGACATCCTCGCGCCGGAAATCATCAAACGGAAGGCGACCGACCACCGGGTGGACCTGTTCGCGCTCGGCGTGACGGCCTACGAGGTGTTCACCGGTCAGTTGCCGTGGGAGCGCTCGCCGTCGAGCGAGGAAACGTTCCGGCGCCGGCTCAACACCCTGCCCCGCGAGGCCAAAGACCTGAACCCGAACGTCGACGAGCGGCTCTCGGCGATCCTCCTGAAGTCCATCTCGCGCGACCCGGCCGACCGGTACCCCAGCGCGACCGCCTTCAAGGAGGCGCTCACGCGGCTGGAGAAACAAGACTATTGA
- the accD gene encoding acetyl-CoA carboxylase, carboxyltransferase subunit beta, with translation MSSKEAGVERMATERPKRGVPEGLWIRCTNCKTTVYKKEVVARHHVCPDCDHHFTMPAKDRVAQLLDEGTFEEWDTDLRPCDPLYFVDRLPYHQRLADEQKKTGMPDAAVTGKGFIRGRPVVLGITDFAFMAGSMGSVVGEKLTRAAERATELKLPLIFVSGSGGGARMQEGILSLMQMAKISAALGRYDSAGGLYVCILTNPTMGGVAASWALQGDITLAEPGAMVGFAGRRVITNTVRVELPENFQTSEFLLKHGFVDRIVHRKDLRTEVARIVDYCQIR, from the coding sequence ATTTCCTCGAAGGAGGCAGGGGTGGAACGCATGGCGACGGAGCGGCCGAAGCGGGGCGTACCGGAAGGCCTGTGGATCCGGTGTACGAACTGCAAAACCACGGTGTACAAGAAGGAAGTTGTGGCCCGGCACCACGTGTGCCCGGACTGCGACCACCACTTCACCATGCCCGCGAAGGACCGCGTCGCGCAACTGCTCGACGAGGGCACCTTCGAGGAGTGGGACACCGACCTGCGCCCGTGCGACCCGCTCTACTTCGTGGACCGCCTCCCGTACCACCAGCGCCTCGCCGATGAGCAGAAGAAGACCGGGATGCCCGACGCGGCCGTCACCGGCAAGGGCTTCATCCGCGGGCGCCCGGTCGTCCTCGGCATCACCGACTTCGCGTTCATGGCCGGGAGCATGGGCAGCGTGGTCGGCGAGAAGCTGACCCGCGCCGCCGAGCGCGCGACGGAACTCAAGTTGCCGCTGATCTTTGTGAGCGGCTCCGGGGGCGGCGCCCGGATGCAGGAGGGGATTCTGTCCCTCATGCAGATGGCGAAAATCTCCGCGGCGCTGGGGCGATACGACTCCGCGGGCGGGCTCTACGTGTGCATCCTCACCAACCCGACGATGGGCGGCGTGGCGGCGAGTTGGGCGCTCCAGGGCGACATCACGCTCGCCGAACCGGGCGCGATGGTCGGGTTCGCCGGGCGGCGGGTCATCACGAACACCGTGCGCGTCGAGTTGCCGGAGAACTTCCAGACGAGCGAGTTTCTCCTGAAGCACGGGTTCGTGGACCGGATCGTTCACCGCAAGGACCTGCGCACGGAGGTCGCCCGCATTGTAGACTACTGCCAGATTCGGTAG
- a CDS encoding phosphoglycerate kinase translates to MAKKTLNDLGDLKGKKVLVRVDFNVPLDKKTGAVKNDRRIRAALPTIRHLLDAGASVIAMSHLGRPEKATPDERKNLTMDKVAAKFGELLTVPVAKAASDVVGPAVTAAVAALKPGGVLLLENLRFDPREQKNDPEFAAALAALGDAYVNDAFGTCQNDKDTSMVGLPANLKAAGKPRAIGLLVAKELEIIDGLMTEPKPPVLGIMGGAKVSDKIAFINTLLAKVDHLLIGGKMTYTFLKAQGVDVGATRVGDEEIEAAKPLLAFVGKKITLPVDYVAAKSDDLLQTQVCEGAIPAGFEGVDIGPKTIEHYKVQIKESATVIWNGPLGWFEQTAFSRGTQYIAEAMAASAGVTVVGGGETAEAAEQFGFAEKMTHVSTGGGAFLAYVEGKKFQSLAQIDDK, encoded by the coding sequence ATGGCCAAGAAGACCCTGAACGACCTCGGCGACCTGAAGGGCAAGAAGGTACTCGTGCGCGTGGACTTCAACGTCCCGCTCGACAAGAAGACCGGGGCCGTGAAGAACGACCGGCGCATCCGGGCCGCGCTGCCGACCATCAGGCACCTCCTCGACGCCGGCGCGAGCGTGATCGCGATGAGCCACCTCGGGCGCCCGGAAAAGGCGACGCCGGACGAGCGCAAGAACCTCACGATGGATAAAGTCGCCGCGAAGTTCGGCGAACTGCTCACCGTACCGGTGGCGAAGGCCGCGAGCGACGTGGTCGGGCCGGCGGTGACGGCCGCGGTCGCCGCACTCAAGCCCGGCGGGGTTCTGCTGCTCGAGAACTTGCGGTTCGATCCGCGCGAGCAGAAGAACGATCCCGAGTTCGCGGCCGCGCTCGCGGCGCTCGGCGACGCCTACGTGAACGACGCCTTCGGCACCTGCCAGAACGACAAAGACACGTCGATGGTGGGCCTCCCGGCGAACCTGAAGGCCGCGGGCAAGCCGCGCGCGATCGGGCTGCTCGTCGCGAAGGAACTCGAGATCATCGACGGCCTGATGACCGAACCGAAGCCCCCGGTGCTCGGGATCATGGGCGGGGCGAAGGTGTCCGACAAGATCGCCTTCATCAACACGCTCCTCGCGAAGGTCGATCACCTGCTCATCGGCGGGAAGATGACGTACACGTTCCTCAAGGCGCAGGGCGTGGACGTGGGCGCGACGCGCGTGGGCGACGAAGAAATCGAGGCGGCCAAGCCGCTGCTCGCGTTCGTCGGCAAGAAGATCACACTGCCGGTCGATTACGTCGCCGCGAAGAGCGACGACCTGCTCCAGACGCAGGTGTGCGAGGGCGCGATCCCCGCGGGGTTCGAGGGCGTGGACATCGGCCCCAAGACGATCGAGCACTACAAAGTGCAGATCAAAGAGTCGGCCACGGTCATCTGGAACGGCCCGCTGGGGTGGTTCGAGCAGACCGCGTTCTCGCGCGGCACGCAGTACATCGCCGAGGCGATGGCCGCGAGCGCGGGCGTCACCGTGGTCGGCGGGGGCGAAACGGCCGAGGCCGCCGAGCAGTTCGGGTTCGCCGAGAAGATGACACACGTCTCGACCGGCGGCGGGGCGTTCCTCGCCTACGTCGAGGGCAAGAAGTTCCAGAGTCTGGCCCAGATCGACGATAAGTAA
- the gap gene encoding type I glyceraldehyde-3-phosphate dehydrogenase codes for MAVKVGINGFGRIGRLVFRALVDQGLLGKQVDVVAVNDLVPADNLAYLLKYDSTQGRFAAEVSSKKSAGAAEDDTLVVNGHEIKSLGLRATPEQIPWKDLGVEYVIESTGLWTAAAKARGHITAGAKKVIISAPAQEEDITVVMGVNHDKYDAAKHNIVSNASCTTNCLAPLVHVLLKEGFGIEEGLMTTVHSYTATQKTVDGPGGKKDWKGGRAAAVNIIPSTTGAARAVGLVCPEVKGKLTGMSFRVPTPTVSVVDLTVKTTKATSYQEISDAMKRASETYLKGVLVHTADDVVSSDFIHDPASSIFDAGSGIELNNKFFKLVSWYDNEWGYSNRCVDLLKHMISKA; via the coding sequence ATGGCCGTAAAGGTCGGGATCAACGGGTTCGGGCGCATCGGGCGGCTCGTGTTCCGCGCGCTGGTCGATCAGGGGCTGTTGGGCAAACAAGTGGACGTGGTCGCGGTCAACGACCTCGTGCCGGCGGACAACCTCGCCTACCTGCTCAAGTACGATTCGACCCAGGGCCGGTTCGCCGCGGAAGTGTCCAGCAAGAAGTCCGCGGGCGCGGCCGAGGACGACACCCTCGTCGTGAACGGGCACGAGATCAAGTCCCTCGGCCTGCGCGCCACGCCCGAGCAGATCCCCTGGAAGGACCTGGGCGTCGAGTACGTGATCGAGAGCACCGGGCTGTGGACCGCGGCCGCCAAAGCGCGCGGGCACATTACCGCGGGCGCGAAGAAAGTCATCATCTCGGCCCCGGCCCAGGAAGAAGACATCACGGTCGTGATGGGCGTCAACCACGACAAGTACGACGCCGCCAAGCACAACATCGTGTCCAACGCGAGCTGCACCACCAACTGCCTCGCGCCGCTCGTTCACGTGCTCCTCAAGGAGGGGTTCGGGATCGAAGAGGGGCTGATGACGACCGTCCACAGCTACACCGCGACCCAGAAGACGGTGGACGGCCCCGGCGGGAAGAAGGACTGGAAGGGCGGGCGCGCCGCGGCCGTGAACATCATCCCGAGCACCACCGGCGCGGCCCGGGCCGTCGGGCTCGTGTGCCCGGAGGTGAAGGGCAAGCTCACCGGCATGTCCTTCCGCGTGCCCACGCCGACCGTCTCCGTGGTCGACCTCACGGTCAAGACCACGAAGGCGACGAGCTACCAGGAGATCAGCGACGCGATGAAGCGCGCGAGCGAGACGTACCTCAAGGGCGTGCTCGTGCATACCGCTGACGACGTCGTCTCGTCGGACTTCATCCACGACCCGGCCAGCAGCATCTTCGACGCCGGCAGCGGCATCGAGCTGAACAACAAGTTCTTCAAGCTGGTCTCGTGGTACGACAACGAGTGGGGCTACAGCAACCGCTGCGTGGACCTGCTCAAGCACATGATTTCCAAGGCGTAA
- a CDS encoding malate dehydrogenase, translating to MSKVVRVAVTGAAGRVSSSLIVRLASGEVFGPETKVVLQLLELPAALKNLEGAMYELQDCGFSTLKDVVITDDANVAFKDCNYALLVGAAPRGPGEQRKDLIRKNGPIFVGQGQAIAKNAASDVRVLVVGNPCNTNCLIAYKNGRDVPADRWHAMTRLDHNRAVSALASKAGVTNDAITCVTIWGNHSNTQFPDFTNAKIGGKPATSVITDRAWLETTFVPNTQDRGKFIIDTTKVSSSFSAANGAIDHIKTLVRGTAAGDWTSAAIVSKGEYGIPPGLVFGYPCTAAGDNNWKVVEGLQFDAFGQEKFKKTLDELLQEQEVVKDLLPS from the coding sequence ATGTCGAAGGTCGTTCGTGTGGCCGTGACCGGTGCGGCCGGTCGCGTTTCCAGCAGTCTCATCGTGCGGCTCGCGTCCGGTGAAGTGTTCGGGCCGGAAACGAAAGTCGTCCTCCAGTTGCTCGAACTGCCGGCCGCGCTGAAGAACCTCGAAGGCGCGATGTACGAGCTCCAGGACTGCGGGTTCTCGACGCTCAAGGACGTCGTTATTACTGACGACGCGAACGTCGCGTTCAAGGACTGCAACTACGCACTGCTCGTGGGTGCTGCGCCGCGCGGACCGGGCGAACAGCGCAAGGATCTGATCCGCAAGAACGGCCCGATCTTCGTCGGGCAGGGGCAGGCCATCGCGAAGAATGCGGCCAGTGACGTGCGCGTCCTCGTGGTCGGCAACCCGTGTAACACGAACTGCCTCATCGCCTACAAGAACGGGCGGGACGTTCCCGCGGACCGCTGGCACGCGATGACCCGGCTCGATCACAACCGCGCCGTGTCCGCCCTCGCATCGAAGGCCGGCGTGACCAACGACGCGATCACCTGCGTCACGATTTGGGGTAACCACTCGAACACACAGTTCCCGGACTTCACCAACGCGAAGATCGGCGGCAAGCCCGCGACGAGCGTCATCACCGACCGCGCGTGGCTCGAAACCACCTTCGTCCCGAACACGCAGGACCGCGGGAAGTTCATCATCGACACGACGAAGGTGTCGTCGTCGTTCTCGGCCGCGAACGGGGCCATCGATCACATCAAGACCCTCGTTCGCGGTACCGCGGCGGGCGACTGGACCAGCGCCGCGATCGTCTCGAAGGGCGAGTACGGCATCCCCCCGGGGCTGGTGTTCGGCTACCCCTGCACGGCGGCCGGCGACAACAACTGGAAGGTCGTCGAGGGGCTGCAATTTGATGCGTTCGGCCAGGAGAAATTCAAGAAGACGCTGGACGAACTGCTCCAGGAACAAGAAGTGGTGAAGGATCTGCTCCCGTCCTAA
- a CDS encoding alpha/beta fold hydrolase: MQMLLVHGLGRTPLSLFGLAAALRRAGHHTRFFGYLPALESLPRIVRRLTVRLRAIAARGEPVGLVGHSLGGLLLRVALTAVPELKVHHFVTLGTPASVPRMATLAWRWFPLFRLYTRDCGRFLGSAEAFAKLPELRVPFTLIAGTAGPCGRWSPFGAEPNDGVVAVAETRVAGAEPELVPAVHTLIMDSVTVRTRILAIMEGVSVNARPLVLES, translated from the coding sequence ATGCAGATGCTTCTCGTCCACGGTCTCGGCCGCACTCCACTATCGCTCTTCGGACTGGCCGCCGCTCTGCGACGCGCCGGGCACCACACGCGGTTCTTCGGCTACCTACCGGCTCTCGAATCACTTCCGCGAATCGTTCGCCGGCTGACCGTGCGGTTACGGGCGATCGCGGCCCGAGGGGAACCGGTCGGGCTCGTCGGGCACTCGCTCGGCGGCTTGCTTCTGCGTGTGGCACTAACTGCGGTACCGGAACTGAAGGTCCATCATTTCGTGACGCTCGGCACTCCCGCGTCGGTACCGCGAATGGCAACTCTCGCCTGGCGGTGGTTCCCACTTTTCCGGCTCTACACCCGCGATTGCGGGCGGTTCCTCGGATCGGCGGAGGCGTTCGCGAAGCTCCCCGAACTGCGCGTGCCGTTCACGCTGATTGCCGGGACCGCCGGCCCGTGCGGGCGGTGGAGCCCGTTCGGGGCCGAGCCGAACGATGGGGTCGTGGCGGTAGCAGAAACGCGCGTGGCCGGCGCCGAACCGGAACTGGTTCCCGCAGTTCACACGCTCATCATGGACTCGGTTACTGTGCGCACGCGAATCTTGGCTATCATGGAGGGTGTGAGCGTTAATGCTCGTCCCCTCGTTCTGGAATCGTAG
- a CDS encoding DUF2237 family protein, protein MPSNAKNVLGGPLQTCSMSPLTGFYRDGCCNTGAEDEGLHTICCQVTAEFLAHQQHIGNDLSTPFPVYGFPGLRPGDRWCVCITRWKQSLEAGMACPVVLEATHMHALEYVDLEELQRHAVSIERKT, encoded by the coding sequence ATGCCGTCCAACGCGAAGAACGTCCTCGGTGGCCCCCTTCAAACGTGTTCCATGAGCCCGCTCACCGGGTTCTACCGCGACGGGTGCTGCAACACCGGCGCGGAAGACGAGGGGCTCCACACCATTTGCTGCCAGGTCACGGCCGAGTTCCTCGCGCACCAGCAGCACATCGGCAACGACCTGAGCACGCCGTTTCCGGTGTACGGGTTCCCCGGGTTGCGCCCCGGCGACCGGTGGTGCGTGTGCATCACGCGGTGGAAGCAGTCGCTCGAAGCGGGGATGGCCTGCCCGGTCGTCCTCGAGGCCACGCACATGCACGCGCTCGAGTACGTCGATCTGGAAGAACTGCAACGGCACGCTGTTAGCATCGAACGGAAAACCTGA
- the ypfJ gene encoding KPN_02809 family neutral zinc metallopeptidase: MQLDDAPESSNVTDSRGMGGKLAVGGVGGILVVILGLIFGVDLGGGRQAVGPSAPPDKETLTFTQKVLGTTEEVWDDEFHKMGKRYKKPQLELFSNSVDTGCGHAPSAVGPFYCPVDQKVYIDPTFFEELERKLGGSKADFSKAYVIAHEVGHHVQRLLGYHADPKDNDGSVRLELQADYLAGVWAHHGQKKFNFIEPGDVDSAIKTANAIGDDRLQKRSGGFVHPEKFTHGTSAQRVKWFQDGLKTGDASKGKLDQFFKARSSKDL, encoded by the coding sequence ATGCAACTCGACGACGCCCCGGAAAGTAGCAACGTTACGGACAGTCGCGGGATGGGCGGGAAACTGGCCGTCGGTGGGGTCGGTGGCATCCTCGTCGTCATCCTGGGGCTGATTTTCGGTGTCGATCTCGGCGGGGGGCGGCAGGCCGTCGGCCCCAGCGCACCGCCGGACAAAGAGACACTCACGTTCACCCAGAAGGTGCTCGGTACCACCGAGGAAGTGTGGGACGACGAGTTCCACAAGATGGGGAAGCGCTACAAGAAGCCGCAACTGGAGTTGTTCAGCAACAGCGTCGATACGGGGTGCGGTCACGCGCCGTCCGCGGTCGGCCCGTTCTACTGCCCGGTCGACCAGAAGGTGTACATCGACCCGACGTTCTTTGAAGAACTCGAACGGAAGCTCGGCGGCTCCAAAGCGGACTTCTCGAAGGCGTATGTGATCGCCCACGAGGTCGGGCACCACGTTCAGCGCCTGTTGGGGTACCACGCCGATCCCAAAGACAACGACGGCTCTGTGCGCCTGGAACTTCAGGCGGATTACCTCGCCGGGGTGTGGGCGCACCACGGGCAGAAGAAGTTCAACTTCATCGAGCCCGGCGACGTGGACTCCGCGATCAAAACCGCCAACGCGATCGGCGACGACCGGCTGCAGAAGCGCTCGGGCGGCTTCGTTCACCCGGAGAAGTTCACGCACGGCACGTCCGCACAGCGAGTGAAGTGGTTCCAGGACGGGTTGAAGACCGGGGACGCGAGCAAAGGGAAGCTCGACCAGTTCTTCAAAGCGCGATCGTCAAAGGATCTGTGA
- a CDS encoding DUF1501 domain-containing protein: MFGTTDRRHFMAHAAAGAAVAVPGLSFLAGLKARAADLKKKQKSLIVLWMGGGPSTIDLWDMKPGSPNGGEHKPKPTAASGIEITEHMPKVAEQFKNLSIIRSLNSLEGDHARGTFIMNTGKQRSPILDYPSVGSVLSYHQNLDPEAAKNADIPAFISVGGTQIGSGFLGMKYAPFTVQNPGQPPENVSSAVADDRTVRRAAIFERLEGGLVQHADKKPVMDAAQAHKEVYEKALSLVVSTRKEVFNLEKEIDGKAIDTKLKEEYGAAGAGANNFGRGCLLARKLVEAGVACVEVSLGGWDMHNGIFNALATRTLPTLDKGMGTLMKDLAQRGRLKDTVVVWMGDFGRTPRINQNGGRDHYPRAWSVVVGGGNIKGGVAYGATDKDGTAATDNPTAITDVYGTIYRALGIDPTPETNASVRDNLGRPYYVAGEKPNEKTSSYWIKELVS, translated from the coding sequence ATGTTCGGGACCACCGATCGTCGGCACTTCATGGCACACGCGGCGGCCGGTGCCGCTGTCGCCGTTCCCGGCCTTTCGTTCCTCGCCGGTCTCAAGGCCCGCGCCGCGGACCTCAAGAAGAAGCAAAAGAGCCTCATCGTCCTGTGGATGGGCGGCGGCCCGTCGACGATCGACCTCTGGGACATGAAGCCGGGCAGCCCGAACGGGGGCGAGCACAAGCCCAAGCCCACCGCGGCCAGCGGTATCGAGATCACCGAGCACATGCCGAAGGTGGCCGAGCAGTTCAAGAACCTGTCCATCATCCGCTCGCTGAACTCGCTCGAAGGCGACCACGCCCGCGGCACGTTCATCATGAACACGGGCAAGCAGCGCAGCCCGATCCTCGACTACCCCTCCGTCGGCTCGGTCCTGTCGTACCACCAGAACCTCGACCCGGAAGCCGCCAAGAACGCGGACATCCCGGCCTTCATTTCCGTGGGCGGCACCCAAATCGGGTCCGGCTTCCTCGGCATGAAGTACGCCCCGTTCACGGTCCAGAACCCGGGCCAACCGCCGGAAAACGTCTCCTCCGCCGTCGCCGACGACCGCACCGTCCGCCGCGCCGCGATCTTCGAGCGGCTCGAGGGCGGGCTCGTTCAGCACGCCGACAAGAAGCCGGTGATGGACGCGGCCCAGGCCCACAAAGAAGTGTACGAAAAGGCCCTCAGCCTCGTCGTCTCGACCCGTAAGGAAGTGTTCAACCTCGAAAAGGAAATCGACGGCAAGGCGATCGACACGAAGCTGAAGGAAGAGTACGGTGCGGCCGGGGCCGGCGCCAACAACTTCGGCCGCGGGTGCCTCCTGGCCCGCAAGCTGGTCGAAGCCGGCGTCGCCTGCGTCGAAGTGAGCCTCGGCGGTTGGGACATGCACAACGGCATCTTCAACGCCCTCGCCACCCGCACGCTCCCGACGCTCGACAAGGGCATGGGTACGCTGATGAAGGATCTGGCCCAGCGCGGCCGGTTGAAGGACACCGTGGTGGTGTGGATGGGCGACTTCGGGCGCACCCCGCGCATCAACCAGAACGGCGGCCGCGACCACTACCCGCGTGCGTGGAGCGTGGTCGTCGGCGGCGGTAACATCAAGGGCGGCGTCGCCTACGGTGCGACCGACAAGGACGGCACCGCAGCCACCGACAACCCGACGGCGATCACCGACGTCTACGGCACGATCTACCGCGCCCTCGGCATCGACCCGACACCGGAAACCAACGCCAGCGTCCGCGACAACCTCGGCCGCCCCTACTACGTGGCCGGCGAAAAGCCGAACGAGAAGACCAGCTCCTACTGGATCAAGGAACTCGTCAGCTAA
- a CDS encoding MFS transporter, whose product MAVSEEPASRPRAPSAKITRAEWGLILVLVAIQFTHMVDFVIIMPLGGRLMRELSLTEGQFAHIVSAYAWAAGIASLLASFVMDRFDRKTVLLAMYAGFTLSTLFCGLAAGYEWLLVSRTLAGAFGGTAAVALMSVIGDVFPPEKRGRASGAVISSFAVASIAGLPAGLMLAEWFGRGAPFVALAGLSGLVWVLAWAKLPPIRGHLTAARPNRWAEFGDVVSNRGYLGAFAFSFFLVLGTFTVASFIGPYLTAINGWTEGQLSQIYFVAGVCTLLGMTVVGRLADRVPRLGLFRVLGSAALVMAIVVTNLPPGPLWVAVVVMSGFMVAAAGRMVPVQALLLGVAQPKNRGAFMSVNTSVQHAATGLAPLIAGALVTIKPGVAIGYPNVGWVAAGTAAVSLVLVGLLKPARADKSPLDAVTPKELVSVPAPVATEEVVEVMS is encoded by the coding sequence ATGGCCGTATCGGAAGAACCCGCTTCGCGACCGCGTGCCCCGTCCGCGAAAATCACGCGGGCCGAGTGGGGGCTGATTCTCGTTCTCGTCGCCATCCAGTTCACGCACATGGTGGACTTCGTCATCATCATGCCGCTCGGCGGCCGGTTGATGAGAGAACTGTCTCTTACGGAAGGGCAGTTCGCGCACATCGTGTCGGCTTATGCGTGGGCGGCGGGGATCGCGAGTTTGCTCGCGAGTTTCGTGATGGACCGGTTCGACCGGAAAACCGTTCTGCTCGCGATGTACGCCGGGTTCACCCTCAGCACGCTGTTTTGCGGTCTCGCCGCGGGGTACGAGTGGCTCCTGGTCTCGCGCACGCTGGCGGGGGCGTTCGGCGGAACGGCCGCGGTCGCGCTGATGTCCGTGATCGGGGACGTGTTCCCGCCCGAGAAGCGCGGTCGCGCGAGCGGGGCCGTGATCTCGTCGTTTGCGGTCGCGTCGATTGCGGGACTCCCGGCCGGGCTGATGCTCGCGGAGTGGTTCGGCCGGGGCGCGCCGTTCGTCGCGCTCGCGGGACTCAGCGGGCTCGTGTGGGTACTCGCCTGGGCGAAGTTACCACCCATCCGCGGGCACCTGACGGCTGCGCGCCCGAACCGCTGGGCCGAGTTCGGGGACGTTGTGAGCAACCGGGGCTACCTCGGTGCGTTCGCGTTCTCGTTCTTCCTGGTGCTGGGCACGTTCACGGTCGCGTCGTTCATCGGGCCGTACCTGACCGCGATCAACGGCTGGACGGAGGGGCAGCTCTCGCAAATTTATTTCGTAGCCGGTGTTTGCACGCTTCTCGGCATGACCGTTGTCGGCCGACTCGCGGACCGGGTTCCGCGACTCGGGTTGTTCCGCGTGCTCGGGAGTGCGGCCCTCGTGATGGCGATCGTGGTGACGAATCTGCCGCCCGGTCCGCTCTGGGTGGCCGTGGTCGTGATGAGCGGGTTCATGGTGGCCGCGGCCGGGCGCATGGTGCCGGTTCAGGCACTGCTCCTGGGAGTAGCTCAACCGAAGAACCGCGGCGCGTTCATGAGCGTGAACACGTCCGTTCAGCACGCGGCGACGGGGCTCGCTCCGCTGATCGCCGGCGCGCTCGTGACGATCAAGCCCGGAGTCGCGATCGGGTACCCGAATGTGGGATGGGTCGCAGCGGGTACGGCCGCGGTCTCGTTAGTGCTCGTGGGGCTGTTGAAACCGGCGCGAGCGGACAAGTCGCCGCTCGATGCGGTGACGCCGAAGGAGTTGGTGAGCGTTCCCGCCCCGGTTGCGACAGAAGAAGTCGTCGAGGTTATGAGTTAA
- a CDS encoding DUF1264 domain-containing protein — translation MDRRELFGALTALGAGPVCGAVAEASAKADHGAKGEGPMSAPHFHFCGIHMAKNNPKLQFVTQHYCAAHTGGSEGDVFQCTLFDGTGKNAKLVGVEYLISDEAYRKLPDTEKKYWHAHTYEVLGGGLIAPGMSAEDEMKFMKVVIKTWGKAWHTWPDPSTAVPTGEPLLIWSLMGDGQADPKVVAQRDKEFKVETDKIREARIKEFGLDVPSVALPKDMNTIGRQWTNEGKDEPKPKKN, via the coding sequence ATGGATCGTCGCGAGTTGTTCGGTGCGCTGACCGCGCTGGGCGCGGGTCCCGTGTGTGGCGCGGTCGCGGAAGCGAGCGCGAAGGCCGACCACGGGGCGAAGGGCGAGGGGCCGATGTCCGCGCCGCACTTCCATTTCTGCGGCATTCACATGGCCAAGAACAACCCCAAACTCCAGTTCGTCACGCAGCACTATTGCGCTGCGCATACGGGCGGGTCGGAGGGGGACGTGTTCCAGTGTACGCTGTTCGACGGCACGGGTAAGAACGCGAAACTCGTCGGCGTCGAGTACCTCATTTCCGACGAAGCGTACCGCAAACTGCCGGACACCGAGAAGAAGTACTGGCACGCGCACACCTACGAAGTCCTCGGCGGCGGGCTCATCGCCCCGGGCATGTCGGCCGAAGACGAGATGAAGTTCATGAAGGTCGTCATCAAGACGTGGGGCAAGGCGTGGCACACGTGGCCCGACCCCTCCACCGCGGTGCCGACCGGCGAACCGCTCCTCATCTGGTCGCTGATGGGCGACGGGCAGGCGGACCCCAAGGTCGTTGCCCAGCGCGACAAGGAATTCAAAGTCGAGACCGATAAGATCCGCGAGGCGCGCATCAAGGAGTTCGGCCTGGACGTGCCGAGCGTGGCTTTGCCGAAGGACATGAACACCATCGGCCGGCAGTGGACGAACGAGGGCAAGGACGAGCCGAAGCCGAAGAAAAATTGA